Below is a genomic region from Hyphomicrobium nitrativorans NL23.
CAGGCTGGCGAAATGCTTCTCGCTCAGTAGTTGCGCGACTTCCTTAAGCAGACATCGAGTGCTTCGCGGCGAAGGGCCAACAACAGCTCGCCGCGCGCATCGCAGCGACCTCATATAAGGTCGCCATGCTGACGATCCGCATCGCTATCGCGCAACGGCGGGTGCGACGCGCCAAATGACTTTGCCGACATCATCGGCGACCAAAAGCGCGCCATCGCCAGCGATTTCCACGCCCACCGGGCGTCCCATCGCGTTGTTGTTCGCATCGAGAAACCCGGTGAGCACGTCCACCGGCATCCCGCTTGGCTTTCCGTTCGTAAATGGCACGTAGATCACGCAATAGCCGCTGGGTTCGCGACGGTTCCATGAGCCGTGCATGCCGACAAAGGCCCCGCCCTGCCATTGCGAGCCGAGCGCCGGCTTCTCGTTAAAAACCAGACCAAGCGCGGCGGTGTGGCCGCCAAGTGCGTAATCGGGCTTAATCGTGCGTTCGATCGCGCCAGCAGGAATCTCCTCGGACTTGAACCGATGATCGGCCCGGCCCCAATAGGCCCACGGCCAGCCGTAGAATCCCCCTTCCTGCACCGAGGTGAGATAATCCGGTGGAAGATTGTCACCTAGGCCGTCACGCTCGTTAACGACGGTCCAGAGCGTACTTGTGCCAGGCGCAAATCCCATCCCGTTGGGATTACGCAGTCCGGTAGCAAACGCGGTGACCCTGCCGGTCGCAGGATCGATGGCGTGGATCATGGCGCGCCCTTGTTCAACGTCCATGCCTTGCTCGGCGATGTTGCTGATCGAGCCGACGGTTACAAACAGGCGCGAGCCATCGGGCGCCGCGATCACGTTGCGTGTCCAATGACCGTTGTCGTCAGCGCGGAAGGGCAGGGATGCGACGGTTTCGGGCGGACCGGCGGCGGTGAGGTCTCCGTCGCTGTACGGCACGCGCACAAGCGCATTAGTGTTCGCGATGTAAAGATAGCCATCGAGCAGAGCCATCCCGAACGGTTGGTGTAGGCCTTCAAGGAAGATCTCGCGCAGCTCGGCGACGCCATCTCCATCGGCGTCGCGCAACAGCACGATGCGATTAGGGCTGGTCTCCTGCACCGCGCCGGCGTTGCGCATCACCGGCTCCATCACCGCGCCGACTATCCCCTTGTTGGAGAGCGGCAAGCTCGACGCCTCGGCTACCAGCACATCGCCGTTCGGTAACGCGTGCACCCAACGCGGATGAATTAAGCCATCGGCAAATCGCGTAACCGAAAGGCCGTCGGCCGCGACCGGGGCGCCGTCTTCGGTCCAGCCCACGGCCTTCATCTCGTTGACGTGTGGGATGGGTATCCATGGACGCTCCGGTTCCGAGAGCGTCGGATTGGCGCCATAGGTCACCTCAATCGGAGGGGATGATGCACCAGCGCGCGCGGAAAGTGCGCGTACGGGCGCAAGTATGGCGGACTGCAATAACGCGCGCATGATGGGATCTCCTTTCATTCGCAACGCCCATCACGGCGAAGTGTTCATCAGAAAATGGCGTGTTGATCATTTTTCGCGTAGTTTTGGCTGCCTTTTTACCGGTTCGCGTGGAGCTGTCGGGATTTCAACTTCGCACCGTTGCGTATAAGGAGTTTTTGTTAAACTTCATCAGGCCGGTCTGGCGCACGCCCGCGAAGTGCTCGCCGGGTCGAAGCAGGCATCCGCTCTTCGCCTCTGAACTGCTCCGGGTTTGCCGGAGGTTCCAGATTAGGAGCAAGCACCTTGATGAGGGCAGGCGGAGCGGTGAACCTGGCTCTCAGGCCCGCTACGCATAAACACCGGGTGGCGTCGCGCTCCCAAATTTTCTAGGCTCGTGCCTATGGGGAGCCGGCATGCTCGAAAAAGATCTTTACCCGCTCGTTCAGGTCTATCTCAATATCGCGTTCAGTCCTCGCCTCGGACCGATGTTCGGAGACTTTCGGCCGTTGAGCGCAGTGACGGCCAACTCCGGCGGCAACACCACAGGCGTCTGGTCCAAACCTGATTTGTGCCTCGTCGCCCTATGGCGGCAGAAATACGGGCTTCACTGGCACTTGGACGTTCATGGTTTCGAGGTGAAACCCCTCGGCAAGTGCTCCACGCAATCCGTGTATGAAGCACTGAACCATACCTCGCTCGTGCATTACTCGCATCTGATGTGGCATTGCTCAGATTGGGATGAGCGGGATCAAACGTGCCATTCCGTGCTGGAGGCCTGCAGCCGATTTGGGGTCGGCCTGATCACCTTCAGCGACCCAGGCGATGTGCGCTCGTATGAGATCCGCGTCCCCGCGCACAAGCACGCTCCGACACCCGATGCCTTGGACGAATTCTTGGAAACCCGGCTTGAAGCCTCCGACCGGAAACAGCTTCAGTCATGGATCCAGGAGCTTCAGTGACATGGCAATACGCGTGGCTATCGGGAACCCCAAAGGTGGCGTCGGCAAATCGACGACAGCGATGATGCTGGCGGAAGGGGTTGCGTTGCGCTTTGGCGCTCGTGTCCTGGTTCTCGATATGGATCCGCAGGCCATGGCCACGAAAATCCTGATCGGGCAGCAGGCGCTGCATGAGTACCGCAGCCAGGACCGGGGCCTGAGTTCGCTTCTCAATGCCTGGGCGAAAGGGCGTAAAGCCGACATATCGAGGCACATCGTTCCAGCGAGCGACATTATCGAACTTCGCGATCGATCTAACGATATCGGCAGCGTCGACATCATTCCGTCAGATCCGGAACTCCTCAAGGACCTGGGCGAGCTTCAGACCATCATTGGCCGAGTTCGACGCAAGCAACGTGTCGACGCTTTGCTGGCCACGATGTTCGCAGAGGAGCTTTCACGGATAGATCGCAGCTATCACCTGATCATTTTTGACTGTCCCGCCGGCCCAGTGCCCCTCGCACTGACGTCGTTCAGACTTTCAAATCACGTGATCGTGCCCACAAACCTCGAACAGAACTCCTACTCTACGCTGGTCGACTTCTGGCGTCTCATCCTGTCCGAGGATCTTGGCCTTTCCGAACGTTTGCGCGTTCATATCCTCGTCACGATGTACCAATCGATCAATCCCGTTCAACGCCAGATGCTCGACCACGTCCGCGCTGGCGCCTACGAGCTCAACGCGGTTTATCGGGCCATTCCGCACTCAACCGCTTTGCAGCGAGCCCAGATGCACCCGGGGACCGGGGCCTTCCGCTCTGCGCGAGAGAAATACGAAGGGGCCATCGACGAGGTCTTCGCTTTGGCCGACACGATGTTCGACCGTCTTGAACTTGAGGGGGCGCCATGAGCGACGGATTGAAAATCACTCCCGAGACCGCGCTTGAGCGGATCTTTACTGTGATCCGCGAAGAGGCATCCGCCAATCCGGCCTTTGCGCGACGGATGCTGGAGGCTGCCGGTGTGACAGTGACGTTTACAGGTGCGGTCGCTGCACAAATGGCCGATCCGATCCTTGTCGCCTCCCGATCGGACTATCCGGCCTTCCGAGAGGCCTTCATGACGTTCTCGGAAAAGGAGCTGAAAGACTTGGCAAAGAACTTCGCGCTCGCAACCCAGGAACAGATTAAGTCCGTCAAGACGAAGCCGAAGGCGGCCGGATTGGTCGATCTGTTGTGGGAGGGCGCGAATAGAAAGCTAGCCGAGCGCCGTCTGCGTGGCTCGTCACCCTGAGCGGTTGGCGGAACCGCCGGCCGCGGGCGGCGTTGTTCGACATGCCGGCTGCTTGCTACCCTTGCTTCGCCGGTTGCCACGCTGCCCCCGGTCCCCCCCCCCCCCCCCGGGGGGCAAAGCGTCTCTAAGGAGAGTGGACGATGCCGCGGCCCAAGAAGAAGAACGAGCACCTGCCTTACGGCGAAGGCCAGCGGGAGCAGTACGGCGAGGGCTTCGCTTATCGTAAGCACGACCTCTCGAAGGGTGCCGACAAGGTCAACGACCTCGGCGGGTTTGCGGGCGGCGCGCGCCCTAAGAAGTCGGTTCCAGATCCTGAAGAGCCTGAGGGCGACTGAACCGACCCTTCTGTCCGCTCCATTCCGCGTGATTAACGCGGCGAACGCGCGCTGAATTTTGGCTCATTGCACGCCACCTCTTGGCGGCAGTTTTTCATGCGACGTCCTGCTTCTCGACTCCCTCAATCGTCAGCCGTCAGATATGCTGCGCCGCAACATGCTGCCTTGCGCCGCGCGGGATCCCTCCTCCATGACAATTTGCCTACAGACACAGGTTGCGGCGGACGTGCCCACATTTTATGCACTTGCCGCACAACAAGGATGCAAAACGTCAGGAGCAGGAATGTCACACGACAATCTTCTCGATCAAGCCCTCGTCCGCCTGGACGAGGCGGCCGCACATCTCAGCATCGACCCGGATGTGATCGAGAAACTCAAGTACGCGCGCGAGACGGCCAAGGCGCGGCTCATGATCCGCATGGACGACGGATCGCGCAAATCGTTCATCGCCTGGCGCTGCCGCTACGACGACACGCGCGGGCCGACCAAGGGCGGTATCCGCTTTCATCCCGACTCGGACGTCTTCGAGGTCGAGACGCTGGCCTTCTGGATGACGTTCAAGTGCGCGGTGATGAACCTGCCCTACGGCGGCGGCAAGGGTGCGGTGCGCGTCGATCCGCGCAAGCTCTCGAAAGCCGAGCTTGAGCGCCTGTCGCGGGCCTACATGCAGGCGTTCGCGCGCGTCATCGGCCCCAACCGCGATATTCCCGCGCCCGACGTCTACACCAACGCCATGATCATGGGCTGGATGGCCGACGAGTATGCGCAGATCGTCGGACAGACGGAGCCGGCCGTCATCACCGGCAAACCGATTGCGCTCGGCGGCTCGCTCGGACGCGACGACGCGACCGCGCGTGGCGGCTACTACCTCGTTCGCCATCTCGCGACCGATCTCGGTCTCGGTCAAGGCGCGCGTGTGGCCGTCCAGGGCTTCGGCAACGCGGGGCAGCATATCGCGAGCCTGTTCGCGGCCGACGGTCATAAGATCGTGGCCGTCTCGGACTCGTCCGGCGCCGTCAAGTGCGACAGCGGGCTCAACCTCCAGAAGCTGTTCGCAGCGAAGGCCAGCGGCCAGTCTGTCAGCAGCACGGCCGGGGAGGATGGGCACGAACTCATGTCGGCGGACGATCTCGTCGGCGTCGATTGCGATATCCTCGCGCCTTCCGCGTTGGAAAACATGATCCATGAAGGCAACGCGGCGCAGGTGAAAGCGAAGATCGTGCTCGAACTGGCCAACGGGCCGGTGACATCGGAAGCCGATGCGATCCTGGAGAAGAACGGCATCGTCGTGCTGCCCGACATTCTCGCGAACGCCGGTGGAGTGACGGTCTCCTACTTCGAGTGGGTTCAGAACCGCCAGGGCTTCTACTGGACCATCGAAGAGATCCACGACCGCTTGAAGACGATCATGGAACGCGAAGGCCGTGCAATCTGGGACATCTCGCGAGAGAAGAACATCTCGATGCGCACTGCCGCCTACGTGCACGCGCTCGGACGCCTCGCGGAAGCGATCGAAGCGCACGGCACGCAGAGCTTCTTCACGAGCTGAGCCTCACCCATCCGCCCCCATTGATGTGCCCTGAGGAATATGTTCGATAGCCTCAGGGAACGGGAGCGGATGGGGTATGTCCGGCACGATCTACGATCTGGCGATTATCGGCGGCGGTATCAACGGCGCCGGTATCGCTGCCGATGCCGCCGGGC
It encodes:
- a CDS encoding ParA family protein — translated: MKPPTGNSFSHGSRSFSDMAIRVAIGNPKGGVGKSTTAMMLAEGVALRFGARVLVLDMDPQAMATKILIGQQALHEYRSQDRGLSSLLNAWAKGRKADISRHIVPASDIIELRDRSNDIGSVDIIPSDPELLKDLGELQTIIGRVRRKQRVDALLATMFAEELSRIDRSYHLIIFDCPAGPVPLALTSFRLSNHVIVPTNLEQNSYSTLVDFWRLILSEDLGLSERLRVHILVTMYQSINPVQRQMLDHVRAGAYELNAVYRAIPHSTALQRAQMHPGTGAFRSAREKYEGAIDEVFALADTMFDRLELEGAP
- a CDS encoding Glu/Leu/Phe/Val family dehydrogenase; this encodes MSHDNLLDQALVRLDEAAAHLSIDPDVIEKLKYARETAKARLMIRMDDGSRKSFIAWRCRYDDTRGPTKGGIRFHPDSDVFEVETLAFWMTFKCAVMNLPYGGGKGAVRVDPRKLSKAELERLSRAYMQAFARVIGPNRDIPAPDVYTNAMIMGWMADEYAQIVGQTEPAVITGKPIALGGSLGRDDATARGGYYLVRHLATDLGLGQGARVAVQGFGNAGQHIASLFAADGHKIVAVSDSSGAVKCDSGLNLQKLFAAKASGQSVSSTAGEDGHELMSADDLVGVDCDILAPSALENMIHEGNAAQVKAKIVLELANGPVTSEADAILEKNGIVVLPDILANAGGVTVSYFEWVQNRQGFYWTIEEIHDRLKTIMEREGRAIWDISREKNISMRTAAYVHALGRLAEAIEAHGTQSFFTS
- a CDS encoding PQQ-dependent sugar dehydrogenase — translated: MRALLQSAILAPVRALSARAGASSPPIEVTYGANPTLSEPERPWIPIPHVNEMKAVGWTEDGAPVAADGLSVTRFADGLIHPRWVHALPNGDVLVAEASSLPLSNKGIVGAVMEPVMRNAGAVQETSPNRIVLLRDADGDGVAELREIFLEGLHQPFGMALLDGYLYIANTNALVRVPYSDGDLTAAGPPETVASLPFRADDNGHWTRNVIAAPDGSRLFVTVGSISNIAEQGMDVEQGRAMIHAIDPATGRVTAFATGLRNPNGMGFAPGTSTLWTVVNERDGLGDNLPPDYLTSVQEGGFYGWPWAYWGRADHRFKSEEIPAGAIERTIKPDYALGGHTAALGLVFNEKPALGSQWQGGAFVGMHGSWNRREPSGYCVIYVPFTNGKPSGMPVDVLTGFLDANNNAMGRPVGVEIAGDGALLVADDVGKVIWRVAPAVAR